In Aspergillus fumigatus Af293 chromosome 4, whole genome shotgun sequence, one genomic interval encodes:
- a CDS encoding anoctamin family protein, producing the protein MALLFFHNHQFEHAELDNLGVDWVIHYQFEEVDTYQAVEVFQNLIHNLKAAQLQIQVRHGYGSSLLVCVRVPRDHLGRMIYESRVKDWLYGIVHELPVASDHAVAETPAEELRSVYHAVTWQRHLGGAGITPGIGQWKNIASAFPLHDQAANAELLRNMSRSLTLTDKDLDAIRALFGEKTAFYFAFIHSYSSFLVVPAVWGIICWSYFGPYSVNCAVVNCLWCIVFVEYWKIRETDLSLQWNVKGVGALKVNRPQYVWDKEIQDPITGETVRVFSMRKQLLRQLLLIPFATVAAVALGSLIVVTFALEVFISEVYVGPLKGYLEFLPTVLFSLSLPTITSKLTDIATQLTEYENYRTQDQYDLAQTAKTFVMNFITAFLPTLLTAFVYVPFGAKIIPYLDVFHVRGLHSSISTEFQVDTSRFQQEVIYLSVTGQVVSFGEEVILPYVKKVIWRKWRDYRLQKTQAGRPRRHSKMTDLLLIDSPSEAAFLTRIRNEAEADEYNVHEDTLEMCVQYGYLALFGVAWPLVPLLFLINNWLELRGDFFKLTLECQRPPPIRADSIGPSLQGLEFLTWLGTLSTASIVYLYRDGMKEVHMSSLLLVLFIAQQVYLAVRFAVRTGLQKLGSGTLRREAAKRYAVRKSYLEKFCARRTHGNGKPRVRFNDHVDVYSSSTDSSPTEALETKSATLHQETAYASEREEEFWEGQRWTAEEVGVKLIKALSGEEKKRE; encoded by the exons ATggctcttcttttcttccacaATCATCAGTTTGAGCATGCGGAGCTTGACAATCTTGGTGTCGATTGGGTGATCCACTATCAGTTCGAAGAAGTTG ACACATATCAAGCAGTTGAGGTGTTCCAAAATTTGATCCACAATCTTAAAGCAGCACAACTCCAAATCCAAGTCAGACATGGTTATGGCTCCTCGCTGCTGGTCTGTGTCCGGGTTCCCCGGGATCACTTGGGACGGATGATATACGAGTCGAG AGTAAAAGACTGGCTATATGGAATCGTCCATGAACTCCCCGTTGCAAGCGACCACGCCGTGGCCGAAACCCCCGCCGAAGAACTCCGATCAGTCTACCATGCTGTAACCTGGCAGAGACACCTGGGTGGTGCTGGCATCACCCCAGGAATAGGACAGTGGAAGAACATTGCGTCTGCGTTTCCGCTTCATGACCAGGCCGCTAACGCCGAGCTGCTGCGTAATATGAGTCGATCATTGACGTTAACTGATAAGGATCTGGATGCGATCCGTGCCTTGTTTGGCGAGAAG ACGGCGTTTTACTTTGCGTTTATCCATTCTTATTCGTCTTTTCTGGTTGTGCCAGCCGTATGGGGAATCATTTGCTGGTCATATTTCGGTCCATACTCTGTCAACTGCGCAGTAGTCAACTGTCTTTGGTGCATCGTTTTTGTCGAGTACTGGAAGATCCGCGAGACAGACTTGAGCCTGCAGTGGAATGTCAAAGGGGTTGGAGCGCTAAAGGTCAACCGGCCGCAGTATGTCTGGGACAAGGAGATCCAGGACCCGATCACAGGAGAAACCGTGCGCGTATTCTCCATGCGAAAGCAGCTTCTGCGCCAGTTGTTGCTTATCCCCTTTGCTACGGTTGCCGCTGTAGCGCTCGGCAGCTTGATCGTCGTCACCTTTGCCCTGGAAGTTTTCATCTCGGAAGTTTACGTGGGCCCGCTCAAGGGGTATCTGGAGTTTCTTCCGACTGTGCTGTTTTCTCTCTCGCTGCCGACAATCACCTCGAAGCTGACGGACATTGCCACTCAACTGACGGAGTATGAGAATTACCGCACACAGGATCAGTATGATCTGGCCCAGACGGCAAAGACATTCGTGATGAATTTCATTACCGCGTTCCTACCAACTCTGTTGACCGCGTTCGTCTACGTCCCTTTTGGTGCGAAGATCATCCCTTACCTGGACGTCTTCCATGTCAGGGGCCTCCATTCCTCTATATCCACTGAATTCCAGGTGGACACCTCCCGCTTCCAGCAGGAAGTAATCTACCTGTCGGTGACAGGCCAAGTCGTAAGCTTCGGCGAGGAGGTCATCCTCCCGTACGTGAAAAAGGTCATCTGGAGAAAATGGCGCGACTACCGCCTCCAGAAAACGCAAGCTGGCCGCCCACGCCGGCACTCCAAAATGACCGACCTTCTTCTGATCGACTCGCCCTCCGAGGCTGCGTTCCTTACTCGGATCCGCAACGAAGCCGAAGCGGACGAGTACAACGTCCACGAAGATACGCTGGAGATGTGCGTGCAGTACGGGTACCTCGCCCTTTTCGGGGTCGCCTGGCCGCTCGtccctctcctcttcctgatCAACAACTGGCTCGAGCTGCGCGGtgatttcttcaagctcACCCTCGAATGCCAGCGCCCGCCACCCATCCGCGCGGACTCGATTGGCCCGTCTCTCCAAGGCTTGGAGTTCCTGACATGGCTCGGCACCCTCTCGACGGCAAGTATCGTCTATCTCTACCGCGACGGGATGAAAGAGGTCCACATGTCCTCCCTGCTACTGGTCCTGTTCATCGCTCAACAGGTATACCTTGCGGTGCGCTTTGCCGTACGCACGGGACTGCAGAAGCTCGGCTCAGGTACTCTCCGCCGCGAAGCCGCCAAGCGCTACGCCGTGCGGAAGTCCTACCTGGAGAAGTTCTGTGCCCGGAGGACGCATGGGAACGGGAAGCCGCGGGTGCGGTTCAATGACCATGTGGATGTGTACAGTTCCTCGACGGACTCGTCCCCGACAGAGGCTCTAGAAACCAAGTCGGCGACGCTCCATCAGGAAACAGCCTATGCAAGTGAACGAGAGGAGGAATTTTGGGAGGGACAGCGctggacggcggaggaggtgggTGTGAAGTTGATCAAAGCGTTGAgtggagaggagaagaagcgagagTAG
- a CDS encoding threonine/serine exporter family protein, whose product MSDSRQGSESSAATYHSQPESENTQDSVGPESPGSPPAPPGSPRSPEQQSQDGDNQEIPNIETTPKSGENGEGSQKRQRVRFRSAISVDYPQPGGPESSEDERSIQEKQKAQRDQAQRQGQPHLMSTPYVHGSLDVTETPLKERTTQEDLQQAEKTPVDKKPDGIGAAAAVGDVSRTAKDKLRWLWDTVHGKLSKWSDRLGRPERGGDDLGPGVYHNEWTSGGNAPLGDLTDNKHKTHEEKKSHQATSTSEAHRLVRELTQDQSGNRRKTRGKPYPHTDTQGGQGGQGNNAIESGLRYRAGGGGVLAQLMKLNGGMQQGGQAGQAGQGGQRSPSDTGTSGTTTPKKEKLKWYKNKQHTRSTSTLVGASGSMSGASTPVSSEVLSAASKRLGGQQFQQGGRMRLEDEIQVTVQIAEIIARQRYIMQLCKALMTFGAPTHRLEEYMQMTAKVLEVDSQYLYFPGCMIMSFDDPSTRTTEVKLVRVAQGINLQKLANTHRIYKNVVHDVIGVEEAIQELEDIQKKPPRFNKWIVVLVYGLASATVGPFAFNARPIDMPIIFFNGCLLGLMQQVFAPRSALYSNVFEVTAAVLTSFLARAFGSIPKAVIDGKRQFLFCFSAIAQSSIALILPGFLVLCSSLELQSHQIIAGSIRMVYAIIYSLFLGYGITVGTTIYGLMDPSAVSDIQCPKAGAFKNPYLQRFPFVAIMTVWLLIINQGKWKQLPVMSTIAMSGYITNYFSTKRLGSNSQVANTVGAFTIGIMGNLYSRLWHGHAATAILPAILVLVPSGLAASGSLITGVASADQIRHNISSPSGTSQPGAGLSTNSSVWTLAVGMVQVAIGITVGLFIAALVVYPYGKRRSGLFSF is encoded by the coding sequence ATGTCTGACTCCAGACAAGGGAGTGAGAGTTCTGCCGCAACCTATCACAGTCAACCAGAGTCAGAAAATACCCAAGATTCTGTTGGTCCCGAAAGCCCCGGATCACCGCCGGCTCCGCCAGGAAGTCCACGGTCGCCTGAACAGCAGAGCCAGGATGGAGACAACCAGGAAATTCCCAATATAGAGACCACCCCGAAAAGCGGGGAAAATGGAGAAGGATCACAGAAGAGACAGCGGGTTCGCTTCCGGTCCGCCATCAGTGTCGACTACCCACAGCCCGGTGGTCCCGAAAGCAGCGAAGATGAACGCTCTATTCaggagaagcaaaaggcTCAGCGTGACCAAGCGCAACGCCAGGGCCAGCCACATCTCATGTCCACGCCCTACGTTCATGGATCCCTAGACGTCACAGAAACCCCTCTCAAGGAGCGGACCACCCAAGAAGACCTTCAGCAAGCGGAAAAGACTCCAGTGGATAAGAAACCGGACGGTAttggcgcagcagcagccgtCGGCGATGTCAGTCGCACAGCTAAGGACAAACTGCGATGGCTGTGGGATACAGTGCACGGCAAGTTGTCCAAGTGGAGTGATCGGCTGGGACGCCCTGAACGAGGTGGGGATGACCTAGGACCCGGTGTCTACCACAATGAATGGACATCAGGCGGCAACGCGCCTCTGGGAGATTTGACTGACAACAAGCACAAGACTCACGAAGAAAAGAAGTCACATCAAGCAACGTCCACGTCTGAAGCGCACCGCCTTGTGCGTGAGCTGACGCAGGACCAGTCTGGTAATCGGCGCAAGACGCGGGGGAAGCCATACCCACACACCGACACGCAGGGCGGACAGGGCGGCCAAGGAAACAATGCAATCGAGTCGGGGCTGCGGTATCGAGCCGGGGGTGGGGGTGTTCTGGCGCAGCTGATGAAACTGAATGGTGGCATGCAACAAGGAGGGCAAGCTGGACAAGCTGGACAAGGTGGGCAACGGTCACCCTCTGACACCGGGACCTCAGGGACCACAACTccgaagaaggaaaagtTAAAGTGGTACAAGAATAAACAGCATACCCGGTCCACGTCGACGCTGGTTGGCGCTTCGGGGAGTATGAGTGGCGCGAGCACCCCGGTGTCTAGCGAGGTTCTCTCTGCCGCGTCGAAGCGCCTTGGTGGACAGCAGTTCCAGCAAGGGGGAAGGATGCGACTGGAGGACGAGATTCAGGTGACGGTGCAAATCGCGGAGATCATTGCGCGCCAGCGGTACATTATGCAGCTGTGTAAGGCGCTGATGACCTTTGGCGCCCCGACGCATCGGCTCGAAGAGTACATGCAGATGACAGCCAAGGTGCTCGAGGTGGACAGTCAATACCTGTATTTTCCCGGGTGCATGATCATGTCATTTGACGAtccgtcgacgaggacgaccGAGGTGAAGCTGGTTCGAGTGGCGCAGGGAATCAATCTGCAGAAACTCGCCAACACTCATCGAATCTACAAAAATGTGGTGCATGATGTGATCGGAGTGGAAGAGGCTATTCAGGAACTGGAGGATATTCAAAAGAAACCGCCGCGATTCAACAAGTGGATCGTCGTGTTGGTATACGGATTGGCGTCTGCGACTGTAGGACCGTTTGCGTTCAATGCCCGGCCGATTGACAtgcccatcatcttcttcaacggcTGTCTGCTCGGCCTCATGCAACAAGTCTTCGCGCCTCGCTCGGCGCTCTACTCGAATGTCTTCGAAGTGACGGCCGCAGTGCTCACCTCATTCCTGGCCCGCGCCTTTGGCAGCATTCCCAAGGCCGTCATCGACGGCAAGCGgcagtttctcttctgtttctctgCCATCGCCCAATCCTCCATTGCGCTGATTTTGCCCGGCTTCCTCGTGCTATGCAGCAGCCTCGAGCTACAATCCCACCAGATCATCGCTGGGTCTATCCGCATGGTCTACGCGATCATTTACTCCCTCTTCCTCGGATACGGCATCACAGTTGGGACAACCATCTACGGACTGATGGACCCGTCAGCTGTATCCGACATCCAGTGTCCCAAAGCCGGGGCCTTCAAAAACCCATACCTGCAGCGGTTTCCCTTCGTGGCCATCATGACCGTCTGGctgctcatcatcaaccagggcAAATGGAAACAGTTACCGGTGATGTCGACCATCGCCATGTCCGGGTACATCACCAACTACTTCAGCACGAAGCGGCTGGGCTCCAACTCGCAGGTCGCCAACACCGTTGGCGCTTTCACCATCGGCATTATGGGCAATCTGTACAGTCGCCTGTGGCACGGACATGCTGCAACAGCCATCCTCCCCGCTATCCTCGTGCTGGTCCCCTCGGGTCTTGCAGCGTCCGGGTCGCTGATCACCGGCGTGGCGTCGGCTGATCAGATCCGGCACAACATTAGTAGTCCCAGCGGGACCTCGCAGCCGGGGGCGGGCCTGTCAACCAATTCGTCGGTGTGGACGCTAGCGGTGGGGATGGTTCAGGTAGCGATTGGCATCACGGTTGGCTTGTTTATAGCGGCGTTGGTGGTGTATCCGTATGGCAAGCGGCGGAGCGGCTTGTTTAGTTTCTAG
- the exg10 gene encoding glycoside hydrolase family 55 protein, which translates to MRGLLLLTTLASTLTSTLATASSAAVGARAPSCSGPVKSSPSTYWLVEQDHIGNPRGYAPHAGGNYNYPVWRNVLDYGAKNDGSGDQTASLQKAINDNGSGGSRESSGVTRYPAQVYLPSGTYQLGSTLNLRVGTLIVGDPINPPVIKAVAGFNGNTLVNGYDSKNGPPETSFMTLMKNVVLDTTALRPDTRITALQWGVAQGAGLTNVQINMPNYSTGHTGIHVQAGSTIAITDVQINGGVVGIDNSNQQVNFKNIHFNGCTTAFRASGGHTALLQGATFENCGVGIDMTSNGLGSLVLLDSTSVNSGTTIKFHDSSNDGGNRNSQILIENLTHDNGNPIAEDSKGNVKLANTSHVDTWVWGNVTPGQYETGTSFNTNRPNVLLSGGKFFMKAQPTYAEYASDQIVNVKAVAGHTVKGDGYTDDSASLNAILADNAASCKISYFPYGVYIVKDTLIIPPGSRIVGEAWSVISGAGNAFKGARNPKAVVRVGNPGDVGVAEIQDMRFSVSEVLPGAKILEVNMAGSAPGDVGLWNTIVTVGGTAETSISTGCTNQDTSQCMAAYMVMHLTKSSSAYIENFWGWTADHNLDGGSGYTVISTGRGVLVESTKGTWLTGTGSEHHWLYNYNFHNAENVYAGLLQTESPYMQSSGATQTAPAPWTADSSVGDPDFSWCAGGDQKCRTALATNVDGGKDVLLYNSAAWAFFDGEWYGDYGTQCSGNCQSNMMRVSNNPENLVWYSINTRKTNVMVLDGQSNPTEYYHPGGWEAIIQAYRQFSSH; encoded by the exons ATGCGTGGTCTCCTCTTACTGACCACGCTGGCCAGCACGCTAACCAGCACGCTGGCCACGGCCTCATCTGCAGCCGTTGGGGCTCGTGCTCCTTCCTGCAGCGGTCCTGTCAAGAGCTCTCCATCAACCTACTGGCTCGTTGAACAGGACCACATCGGAAATCCGCGCGGATATGCCCCTCATGCAGGAGGGAACTACAACTACCCCGTCTGGCGCAATGTTCTGGATTATGGTGCCAAAAATGACGGCTCTGGCGACCAGACTGCGAGCTTGCAAAAAGCCATCAACGACAATGGCAGCGGTGGAAGTCGTGAAAGCTCCGGCGTCACTCGGTATCCGGCTCAGGTCTATCTTCCGAGTGGGACATACCAGCTGGGGAGCACACTCAACCTCCGAGTTGGCACGCTCATTGTTGGAGACCCAATTAACCCGCCTGTGATCAAAGCGGTGGCCGGGTTCAACGGCAACACACTCGTCAATGGATACGATTCCAAGAATGGTCCCCCGGAGACCAGCTTCATGACGCTCATGAAGAATGTGGTGTTGGACACCACTGCTCTCCGACCTGATACTCGCATTACGGCTCTGCAGTGGGGTGTGGCGCAGGGTGCAGGTCTGACTAACGTTCAGATCAACATGCCGAATTATTCCACCGGTCATACCGGTATTCACGTCCAGGCGGGGTCCACGATCGCTATAACCGATGTG CAAATCAATGGAGGTGTCGTTGGTATCGACAACTCCAACCAGCAGGTCAACTTCAAGAACATCCACTTCAATGGCTGCACAACTGCCTTCAGAGCGTCGGGGGGCCACACTGCTCTGCTTCAAGGCGCCACATTCGAGAACTGCGGAGTGGGCATTGACATGACCAGCAACGGACTGGGAAGCTTGGTGCTGCTTGACTCGACCTCGGTCAACTCGGGGACTACGATCAAGTTTCACGACTCGTCCAATGATGGTGGGAACCGCAACAGCCAAATCCTGATCGAGAATTTGACTCACGACAATGGCAACCCCATCGCCGAAGACAGCAAGGGCAACGTCAAACTGGCCAACACTTCTCATGTTGACACGTGGGTCTGGGGGAATGTCACCCCAGGCCAATACGAAACAGGAACTAGCTTCAACACCAACCGTCCCAACGTGCTGCTGTCTGGAGGCAAGTTCTTCATGAAAGCGCAGCCGACATATGCCGAGTACGCTAGTGACCAGATCGTCAATGTCAAGGCCGTCGCAGGCCACACCGTCAAAGGGGACGGCTACACTGACGACTCTGCTTCTCTCAACGCCATTCTGGCCGATAACGCGGCCAGCTGTAAGATCAGCTACTTCCCATACGGTGTGTACATCGTCAAGGACACGCTGATCATTCCGCCGGGCTCTCGGATCGTGGGAGAGGCGTGGTCGGTGATTTCCGGCGCGGGCAACGCCTTCAAGGGTGCCCGCAATCCGAAGGCTGTTGTCCGGGTTGGCAACCCAGGCGACGTGGGCGTTGCCGAAATCCAGGACATGCGGTTCAGCGTGTCGGAGGTCCTCCCGGGAGCCAAGATCCTCGAAGTCAATATGGCCGGGAGCGCTCCGGGCGACGTGGGCTTGTGGAACACGATTGTCACGGTCGGCGGCACCGCCGAGACGAGCATCTCGACCGGGTGCACGAACCAGGACACCTCCCAGTGCATGGCAGCGTACATGGTGATGCATCTGACCAAGAGTTCGTCGGCGTATATCGAGAACTTTTGGGGCTGGACAGCAGACCACAACCTGGACGGCGGGTCGGGGTACACTGTCATCTCGACCGGTCGCGGAGTCCTTGTCGAATCGACCAAAGGGACATGGCTGACGGGCACTGGCTCTGAGCACCACTGGCTGTACAATTACAATTTCCACAACGCGGAGAATGTCTATGCGGGTCTACTTCAGACCGAAAGTCCGTACATGCAGAGCAGCGGTGCGACTCAGACGGCGCCCGCGCCCTGGACCGCGGACTCTTCTGTTGGCGATCCAGACTTCTCCTGGTGTGCCGGCGGCGACCAGAAGTGCCGCACAGCGCTGGCGACCAACGTCGACGGCGGCAAGGACGTGCTCCTGTATAATTCCGCGGCGTGGGCGTTCTTCGATGGCGAGTGGTACGGAGACTACGGGACCCAATGCAGTGGAAACTGCCAGAGCAACATGATGCGGGTGAGCAACAACCCCGAGAACCTGGTGTGGTATTCCATCAACACGCGCAAGACGAACGTGATGGTATTGGACGGACAGTCGAATCCGACCGAGTATTATCACCCCGGAGGATGGGAGGCCATCATTCAAGCATACCGGCAGTTTTCTAGCCACTGA
- a CDS encoding putative GPI anchored protein has protein sequence MQLVHLTALLLATATSTYAQDNNAIDSLVSAANNIVSNGQNIASNVVADATSIASAFETGGAAAVSSLTSEAGAAASNVQSWASSVASDAQSRASDVASKASSAWNEQLTTLTGTNGTPTATETRSVSETTSSTTATLTDTTTSTSGSFTTTMTRTSTSAGAAGTSTSTSEGAGAQATPFLGAGIVGVAGVLGVMAAL, from the coding sequence atgCAACTCGTCCACCTCACAGCTCTCCTCCTGGCAACAGCCACCTCCACCTACGCACAGGACAACAATGCAATTGACTCCCTAGTCTCCGCAGCCAACAACATCGTCTCCAACGGCCAAAACATCGCCTCCAACGTCGTCGCCGACGCAACCTCCATCGCCTCCGCGTTTGAAACCGGCGGCGCGGCGGCCGTCTCCTCGCTCACCTCCGAGGCCGGCGCCGCAGCCTCCAACGTCCAGTCCTGGGCGTCGTCCGTGGCCTCGGACGCCCAGTCCCGCGCTTCCGATGTGGCCAGCAAGGCGTCGTCGGCGTGGAACGAGCAATTGACCACCCTGACCGGAACGAATGGTACGCCGACCGCCACGGAGACCCGGTCGGTGAGCGAGACCACCAGTTCGACCACGGCTACCCTGACGGATACCACGACCTCGACAAGCGGGTCGTTCACCACCACCATGACCCGCACGAGCACTAGTGCCGGTGCGGCGGGCACGTCGACCTCCACGTCGGAGGGGGCGGGTGCGCAGGCTACCCCGTTCCTTGGAGCGGGGATTGTGGGTGTGGCTGGTGTGTTGGGTGTTATGGCTGCCCTGTAG
- a CDS encoding putative GABA permease (Uga4), translating to MILKMRSQTTVDAAGAEHGVDGHRAVVDDTQLLAELGYKQELRRQYSTLEIFAVAFSIMGLVPSIASTIAFSLPAGPVGMVWGWFTASILIFFVGLAMADMASAMPTAGGLYWWTHYFAGEKFKNPLSFLVGYSNTLGLIGGMCSVDYTLSLLLLACISISRDGEWSASNGTIYGVYVGVILVHAVCAVFAGPIMNKIQTFSIFVNVAMIIATVVALPVGKVSRGQSLNPGSYVFGDVENLTTWPTGWAFVLAFLAPIWSIGFFDSCVHMSEEALHAAKAVPLGIIWSSGCATVLGFLVLSVIAATMDPDVSKTMGSTFGQPMAQIYYDALGKKGALGFTGVLIVIQFLVGLSLIVAASRQAWAFSRDGALPFSGYFRHISKRIRYQPVRAIVGFVAVCIVAGLLCLINSIAANALFSLFVASNYVAWGTPILCRVVWSKKHFRPGEFYTGKLSRPIAIVAILWLIFGLMLSMFPSGGPNPTPSTMNYTIVINGFVWVACMTYYFLFARKWYTGPKMTIDSSSSEVVSPPEKDAAAN from the exons ATGATCCTGAAGATGCGCTCGCAGACCACCGTTGATGCCGCCGGCGCTGAACATGGCGTCGATGGCCATCGGGCGGTGGTCGACGACACCCAGCTCCTGG CGGAACTGGGCTACAAGCAGGAGCTGCGACGACAGTATTCGACATTAGAAATCTTTGCGGTCGCGTTTAGTATCATGGGTTTGGTTCCGTCGATCGCGTCTACCATTGCATTCTCACTTCCAGCTGGTCCAGTCGGGATGGTTTGG GGATGGTTTACCGCGAGtatcctcatcttctttgTCGGTCTTGCGATG GCGGATATGGCGTCAGCGATGCCTACGGCTGGCGGTCTATACTGGTGGACACATTATTTCGCGGGTGAGAAGTTCAAGAACCcgctgagcttcttggtcggATACAGCAACACCCTTGGGCTGATTGGGGGGATGTGCTCGGTTGACT ATACGctctcgctgctgctgctcgcgTGCATCTCGATCTCGCGTGACGGAGAATGGTCCGCGTCCAACGGAACCATCTATGGCGTCTATGTCGGGGTGATCCTCGTGCACGCCGTGTGCGCCGTATTCGCCGGGCCGATCATGAACAAGATCCAAACGTTTTCGATTTTCGTCAACGTGGCGATGATCATCGCAACGGTGGTCGCGCTTCCCGTCGGCAAGGTCAGCCGCGGCCAGTCGCTGAACCCGGGCTCGTATGTCTTCGGGGACGTGGAGAACCTGACAACGTGGCCGACGGGCTGGGCTTTTGTGCTGGCGTTCCTGGCCCCCATCTGGTCGATTGGGTTCTTCGACTCGTGCGTGCATATGAGCGAGGAAGCGCTGCATGCGGCCAAGGCGGTGCCGCTGGGGATCATCTGGTCGTCGGGTTGCGCCACGGTCCTAGGATTTCTGGTTTTGTCCGTGATTGCCGCGACGATGGACCCGGATGTTAGCAAGACGATGGGCTCGACGTTTGGGCAGCCAATGGCGCAG ATCTATTATGACGCTCTCGGCAAGAAGGGAGCTCTTGGCTTCACAGGTGTGCTGATTGTCATTCAATTCCTGGTCGGACTGAGTTTG ATCGTTGCTGCCTCCCGGCAAGCATGGGCGTTCTCCCGTGACGGCGCCCTCCCCTTCTCGGGCTACTTCCGCCATATCAGCAAACGCATCCGGTACCAGCCCGTCCGCGCAATCGTCGGGTTCGTCGCCGTGTGCATCGTTGCCGGCCTGCTCTGCCTGATCAACTCGATCGCCGCCAACGCGCTGTTCTCCCTGTTCGTCGCGAGCAACTACGTCGCCTGGGGCACCCCGATTCTCTGCCGCGTGGTCTGGAGCAAGAAGCACTTCCGGCCGGGCGAGTTCTACACGGGGAAGCTGAGCCGGCCGATTGCCATCGTCGCAATCCTGTGGTTGATCTTTGGGCTGATGCTGTCGATGTTTCCGAGCGGGGGACCGAATCCAACTC CATCAACGATGAACTACACCATTGTCATCAACGGCTTCGTGTGGGTTGCATGCATGACGTATTATTTCCTCTTTGCGCGGAAATGGTACACCGGCCCCAAGATGACGATCGAttcgtcgtcgtcggaggTGGTATCCCCGCCAGAGAAAGATGCAGCAGCCAACTGA
- the fhpA gene encoding flavohemoprotein, with product MPLTPEQVQFIKATVPVLAEHGTTITTVFYKNMLTAHPELNNVFNTTHQVTGHQARALAGALFAYASNIDNLGALGPAVELMCHKHASLYIKPDDYKIVGKFLLEAMGQVLGDALTPEILDAWATAYWQLADIMIGREAQLYEQAEGWTDFRDFVVALKVPESSEITSFYLKPADGKPLPAFQPGQYISVQVHVPELNYLQARQYSLSDMPRSDYYRISVKKESGLNPAEPGAKAHPGHVSNILHASVNEGDTIKVSHPFGDFFLSDAKAAHPVVLLSAGVGLTPMTSILNTLTSQAPERKVSFIHGARNARARAFKNHITSLEQKLPNLKSTFFTSHPTEEDKEGDDYQFRGRVDLSQLDSNRDLFLDDATTEYYVCGPDTFMTDMLNVLKSKGVSEDRVKLELFGTGGVPH from the coding sequence ATGCCTCTAACACCAGAACAAGTTCAATTCATCAAGGCCACTGTGCCTGTGCTGGCAGAGCATGGCACAACCATCACCACTGTGTTCTACAAGAACATGCTCACTGCCCATCCCGAGCTCAACAATGTCTTCAATACCACGCACCAGGTTACCGGCCACCAAGCTCGTGCTCTCGCCGGGGCGCTCTTCGCCTATGCCTCCAACATCGACAACCTGGGTGCTCTTGGACCCGCCGTCGAGCTCATGTGCCACAAACACGCCTCGCTGTACATCAAGCCGGACGACTACAAGATTGTCGGCAAATTCCTGCTCGAAGCAATGGGCCAGGTCCTCGGGGACGCCCTCACCCCGGAGATTCTCGACGCCTGGGCCACCGCCTACTGGCAACTGGCCGACATCATGATCGGGCGCGAGGCCCAGCTTTACGAGCAAGCCGAGGGCTGGACCGACTTCCGTGACTTTGTCGTCGCGCTGAAGGTCCCTGAATCTTCGGAAATCACCTCCTTCTACCTGAAGCCGGCGGACGGCAAGCCTCTGCCGGCCTTCCAGCCGGGACAGTACATCTCCGTGCAGGTCCACGTCCCCGAGCTCAACTACCTGCAGGCGCGCCAGTACTCTCTCAGCGACATGCCCCGGTCAGACTACTACCGCATCAGCGTGAAGAAGGAATCGGGACTGAACCCCGCCGAGCCCGGGGCCAAGGCGCACCCCGGCCACGTGTCGAACATCCTGCACGCGTCGGTCAACGAGGGCGATACCATCAAGGTCTCTCATCCGTTCGGCGACTTTTTCCTGTCTGACGCGAAAGCCGCGCACCCCGTGGTGCTCCTCTCGGCCGGTGTCGGTCTGACCCCCATGACGTCGATTCTCAACACGCTGACCTCGCAGGCTCCGGAGCGCAAGGTCAGCTTCATCCACGGCGCCCGAAACGCTCGGGCGCGTGCGTTCAAGAACCACATCACCTCTCTGGAACAGAAGCTGCCAAACCTCAAGTCCACCTTTTTCACCAGCCATCCCacggaggaggacaaggagggcGATGATTACCAGTTCCGCGGCCGTGTGGATCTGAGCCAGTTGGACAGCAACCGGGATCTgttcctggatgatgccaCAACGGAGTACTACGTGTGCGGACCCGACACGTTCATGACGGACATGCTGAATGTTCTCAAGTCCAAGGGCGTGAGCGAGGACCGCGTGAAGCTGGAGCTGTTCGGAACTGGCGGTGTTCCTCATTGA